One stretch of Cololabis saira isolate AMF1-May2022 chromosome 15, fColSai1.1, whole genome shotgun sequence DNA includes these proteins:
- the LOC133460950 gene encoding uncharacterized protein LOC133460950: MILGVSGVKKEAPAEVQITAEQLLREAKERELELLPPKQEITDKEELNDSKLRKRKRMDAGGSGTGPGGWKQRFINDLWTYFKYNQAERKTECIVEGDSNKCGHKLRGKNTTNLKRHLKTRHTDIFSKILETRTPKEKPGVPKSDRAQSSILAAFAAQSKHKPDSLEQRAKEQAIALWIGRTGLPACTVEDEDFILMMETFDKRLTIP; the protein is encoded by the exons ATGATCCTCGGTGTGTCGGGG gtgaagaaggAAGCTCCTGCCGAGGTGCAGATCACCGCCgagcagctgctgagagaagCCAAGGAGAGGGAGCTGGAACTTCTGCCGCCCAAGCAGGAGATTACCGACAAGGAGGAGCTCAACGACTCCaagctgaggaagaggaag AGGATGGACGCCGGCGGCAGCGGCACGGGGCCCGGTGGTTGGAAACAACGCTTTATTAACGATTTATggacatattttaaatataaccaagcagaaagaaagactgaaTGTATCGTGGAGGGAGACAGCAATAAATGTGGCCACAAACTCAGGGGAAAGAACACCACCAACCTCAAGCGGCACCTGAAGACTCGCCACACGGATATTTTTTCGAAG ATCCTGGAGACCAGAACTCCTAAAGAGAAACCTGGTGTTCCTAAGAGCGACAGGGCACAGTCATCTATCCTAGCAGCCTTCGCCGCACAATCCAAACATAAGCCAGACTCGCTGGAACAACGTGCCAAAGAACAGGCGATCGCTCTTTGGATTGGACGTACTGGTCTCCCTGCTTGCACAGttgaggatgaagatttcatcCTCATGATGGAGACCTTTGATAAGAGGCTGACCATACCCTGA
- the LOC133460949 gene encoding zinc finger protein OZF-like produces MAPGMEAESAAKSAAMTEAESAAENHKGRPKRHCCDDGEQVFTTSSNLKIHEKTHTGDKPYSCDQCGAAFTRQYHLKNHHRIHTGDKPYRCDQCGVAFVQKNHLTTHQRIHTGDKPYRCDQCEATFAHQSALTKHRRIHTGDEPYRCDQCEAAFAQQSNLTRHQRIHTGDKPYRCDQCEAAFAQQGHLTRHQRIHTRDKPYRCHQCGKAFAQQGHLTRHQRIHTGDKPYNCDQCGKAFAQQGDLTKHRRIHTGDKPYRCNQCGKAFAQQGDLTKHRRIHTGDKPYRCDHCGKAFTEQCHLTRHQRIHTGDKPYRCDQCGAAFAEQGTLTTHQRIHTGNKPYSCDQCGAAFARQYHLKTHSRIHTGDKPYRCDQCGAAFTRQYTLKNHQRIHTGDEPYRCDQCGAAFAQQGSLKRHQRIPHLDQERERAALYQDPLLSVTTLCFIKKH; encoded by the exons ATGGCTCCTGGGATGGAGGCGGAGTCGGCGGCGAAGTCGGCTGCGATGACGGAGGCGGAGTCggctgcagag aatcataaaggaaGACCCAAAAGACACTGCTGTGATGATGGCGAGCaagtcttcaccacttcatcaaacctgaagatccatgagaaaactcacactggtgataaaccatacagctgtgatcagtgtggtgcgGCTTTTACCCGACAGTATCATCTAAAGAATCACCaccgtattcacactggagacaagccttacaggtgtgatcagtgtggagtggcTTTTGTCCAGAAAAATCACctaacgactcaccaacgtattcacactggagacaagccttataGATGCGATCAGTGTGAGGCGACCTTTGCCCATCAAAGTGCTCTAACGAAACACCGAcggattcacactggagacgagccttacaggtgtgatcagtgtgaggcggcttttgcccagcaaagtAATTTGAcgagacaccaacgtattcacactggagacaagccttacaggtgtgatcagtgtgaggcggcttttgcccagcaaggtcatttgacgagacaccaacgtattcacactcgagacaagccttacagatgccaTCAGTGTGGAaaggcttttgcccagcaaggtcatttgacgagacaccaacgtattcacactggagacaagccttacaactgcgatcagtgtggaaaggcttttgcccagcaaggtgaTCTAACGAAACACCGAcggattcacactggagacaagccttacagatgcaaTCAGTGTGGAAaagcttttgcccagcaaggtgaTCTAACGAAACACCGAcggattcacactggagacaagccttacagatgcgatcatTGTGGAAAGGCTTTTACCGAGCAATGTCATCTGacgagacatcaacgtattcacactggagacaagccctaCAG gtgtgatcagtgtggagcggcttttgccgagcaaggtactctaacgactcaccaacgtattcacactggaaacaagccttacagctgtgatcagtgtggtgcgGCTTTTGCCCGACAATATCATCTAAAGACTCACtcacgtattcacactggagacaagccttacaggtgtgatcagtgtggtgcgGCTTTTACCCGACAATATACTCTAAAgaatcaccaacgtattcacactggagacgagccttacagatgtgatcagtgtggagcggcttttgcccaacaAGGTTCTCTAAagagacatcaacgtattccTCATCTGgaccaggagagagagagagcagctctttatcaggatcccctgctgagcgtaactaCCCTTTGTTTCATCAAGAAACACTGA